In a single window of the Streptomyces sp. HUAS ZL42 genome:
- a CDS encoding alkaline phosphatase, whose protein sequence is MSHRPFPGRRSVLRGSLAASAALTLPAGLGAAPAFALSGRPKAGWGVQTGDVTSDSGLVWVRSDRPARMIVETSATESFRNPRSWHGPLLGADTDFTGTTRLHGLPAGEQIHYRVLLADPDDPRRTGEPVTGTFRTVPLGRRHGVRFLWSGDLAGQGWGINPDFGGYTIYNAMAALDPDFFLCSGDNVYADGPISATAALPDGSTWRNITTEEKSKVAETLAEFRGNFRYNLLDENLRRFNAQVPSVVQWDDHEVRNNWYPGEVIASTDTRYTEKSIDVLAARARRAFSEYFPISTLRPGAEDGRVYRVLRHGALLDVFVLDMRTYRNANSPDDQTVDPQGILGREQLEWLKRELSRSRAVWKVIAADMPLGLIVPDTTEGKPHIEAVAQGDPGAPLGRELQIAELLRYIKHRRITGTVWLTADVHHTSAQHYQPSRAAFTDFEPFWEFVSGPLNAGAFPANALDSTFGPQRVFVKAPTAANVSPAGGYQFFGEVDIDGDSGELTVRLREQDGTVLFTQVLQPGLVGQ, encoded by the coding sequence ATGTCACACCGTCCGTTCCCGGGCCGCCGCAGCGTCCTGCGCGGCTCACTGGCCGCGTCGGCGGCCCTGACCCTGCCGGCCGGTCTCGGCGCGGCGCCGGCCTTCGCCCTGTCCGGACGTCCCAAGGCCGGCTGGGGCGTGCAGACGGGCGACGTGACGTCCGACTCCGGGCTGGTGTGGGTGCGGTCCGACCGGCCGGCCAGGATGATCGTCGAGACGTCGGCGACCGAGTCGTTCCGCAACCCGCGCAGCTGGCACGGTCCGCTGCTCGGCGCGGACACGGACTTCACCGGGACGACCCGGCTGCACGGGCTGCCTGCGGGCGAGCAGATCCACTACCGCGTGCTGCTCGCCGACCCCGACGACCCTCGCCGCACCGGCGAGCCGGTGACGGGAACCTTCCGCACGGTGCCGCTCGGGCGCCGCCACGGGGTGCGCTTCCTGTGGTCCGGCGATCTGGCCGGGCAGGGCTGGGGCATCAACCCCGACTTCGGCGGCTACACGATCTACAACGCCATGGCCGCACTGGACCCGGACTTCTTCCTCTGCAGCGGCGACAACGTCTACGCCGACGGCCCGATCTCGGCGACGGCCGCCCTGCCGGACGGCAGCACCTGGCGGAACATCACCACCGAGGAGAAGTCGAAGGTCGCCGAGACGCTGGCCGAGTTCCGCGGCAACTTCCGCTACAACCTGCTGGACGAGAACCTCCGGCGGTTCAACGCACAGGTCCCGTCCGTCGTCCAGTGGGACGACCACGAGGTCCGCAACAACTGGTACCCGGGCGAGGTGATCGCTTCCACGGACACCCGCTACACCGAGAAGAGCATCGACGTGCTGGCGGCGCGTGCCCGGCGGGCGTTCAGCGAGTACTTCCCGATCTCCACCCTGCGGCCGGGCGCCGAGGACGGCCGCGTGTACCGGGTACTGCGCCACGGCGCCCTGCTCGACGTGTTCGTGCTGGACATGCGGACGTACCGCAACGCCAACTCGCCCGACGACCAGACCGTGGACCCCCAGGGCATCCTCGGCCGTGAGCAACTGGAGTGGCTCAAGCGGGAGCTGTCGCGGTCGCGTGCGGTGTGGAAGGTGATCGCCGCGGACATGCCGCTCGGGCTGATCGTGCCGGACACCACCGAGGGCAAGCCGCACATCGAGGCCGTGGCGCAGGGCGACCCGGGCGCGCCGCTGGGCCGTGAGCTGCAGATCGCCGAGCTGCTGCGGTACATCAAGCACCGGCGCATCACCGGCACCGTGTGGCTGACTGCCGACGTCCACCACACCTCGGCCCAGCACTACCAGCCGTCGCGTGCGGCCTTCACCGACTTCGAACCGTTCTGGGAGTTCGTGTCGGGACCACTCAACGCCGGTGCGTTCCCGGCCAACGCGCTGGACAGCACCTTCGGTCCGCAGCGGGTGTTCGTGAAGGCGCCGACCGCGGCGAACGTCTCACCCGCCGGCGGTTACCAGTTCTTCGGAGAGGTCGACATCGACGGCGACAGCGGCGAGCTGACGGTACGGCTGCGTGAGCAGGACGGCACGGTGCTGTTCACGCAGGTGCTGCAGCCGGGCCTGGTCGGTCAGTAA
- a CDS encoding PLP-dependent aminotransferase family protein, with protein sequence MTSSQTNPAGSAASAAWELLLPAASAPARARGRSLQAALREAVRSGRLSPGTRLPSSRDLAADLGVSRGLVTEAYEQLTAEGYLRSGRGAGTWVGDAVRTSPPRARDLAPRPPGSSADFVPGTPDLSLFPRAAWAAAQRGVLAELPHHELGYPDPRGLPRLRTALAELLGRRRGVVADPERIVVVSGVAQATTLFGFVLHARGMRTVGVEDPGSPQHSALYAAAGVTAVPVPLDDEGPAVGPLRSSGVRAVVTTPAHQFPTGIACSARRRAELLDWARSVDGFVLEDDYDGDFRYDRAPVGALQGLDPDRVAYAGSVSKSLAPGLRLGWLLVPESLADEVVERKRTMDLGHPSLDQAVFARFLERGDYDRQLRRCQRAYRERRDALVAALERCFPGSEVSGIAAGLHVIAALPERYGPRGRFLERMAAAEVAVRTLPDYTHARAGSHQDGDDAVRLVLGYAHLSPARIRQGIRRMAEACGV encoded by the coding sequence ATGACGTCATCGCAGACCAATCCGGCGGGTTCCGCCGCCTCCGCCGCCTGGGAGCTGCTCCTGCCGGCCGCCTCGGCGCCGGCACGCGCGCGTGGCCGTTCGCTTCAGGCGGCCCTGCGTGAGGCGGTCCGTTCGGGACGGCTCTCGCCGGGGACGCGCCTGCCGTCGAGCCGGGATCTGGCCGCCGACCTCGGCGTCTCGCGCGGCCTGGTCACGGAGGCGTACGAGCAGTTGACGGCCGAGGGGTACCTGCGCAGCGGCCGGGGTGCCGGAACCTGGGTGGGAGACGCCGTGCGCACCTCACCCCCACGCGCGCGTGACCTCGCCCCGCGACCGCCGGGCTCGTCGGCCGACTTCGTGCCCGGGACACCGGACCTGTCGCTGTTCCCCCGTGCCGCCTGGGCCGCCGCACAGCGCGGCGTACTGGCGGAGCTGCCGCACCACGAACTCGGCTATCCCGATCCGCGTGGGCTGCCCCGGCTGCGTACCGCACTCGCCGAACTCCTCGGGCGCCGCAGGGGGGTGGTCGCGGACCCGGAGCGGATCGTGGTCGTGTCGGGGGTGGCGCAGGCGACCACGCTGTTCGGATTCGTGCTCCACGCGCGCGGGATGCGCACCGTCGGCGTCGAGGATCCGGGGAGCCCGCAGCACAGTGCCCTGTACGCCGCGGCCGGCGTCACCGCCGTGCCCGTGCCGCTGGACGACGAGGGGCCGGCCGTCGGCCCGCTGCGATCGTCGGGTGTACGGGCGGTGGTGACGACGCCCGCCCACCAGTTCCCCACCGGGATCGCCTGCTCCGCGCGGCGGCGCGCCGAACTGCTCGACTGGGCGCGGTCCGTGGACGGTTTCGTCCTGGAGGACGACTACGACGGGGACTTCCGCTACGACCGCGCTCCGGTGGGTGCGCTCCAGGGCCTCGACCCGGACCGTGTGGCCTACGCGGGGTCGGTCAGCAAGTCCCTCGCTCCGGGGCTGCGGCTCGGCTGGCTGCTCGTGCCGGAGTCGCTGGCCGACGAGGTCGTCGAGCGCAAGCGGACAATGGATCTCGGCCACCCCTCCCTCGACCAGGCGGTGTTCGCCCGGTTCCTGGAGCGCGGCGACTACGACCGCCAGCTGCGCCGCTGCCAGCGCGCGTACCGCGAACGGCGTGACGCGCTCGTCGCCGCGCTGGAGCGGTGTTTTCCCGGTTCCGAGGTGTCCGGGATCGCCGCCGGCCTGCACGTCATCGCCGCGCTGCCGGAACGGTACGGGCCCCGGGGACGGTTCCTCGAGCGGATGGCCGCGGCCGAGGTCGCGGTGCGGACGCTTCCGGACTACACGCACGCGCGTGCCGGCAGTCATCAGGACGGTGACGACGCCGTGAGGCTGGTCCTGGGATATGCGCATCTGTCCCCCGCGCGGATCCGGCAGGGGATACGGCGGATGGCCGAAGCCTGCGGCGTGTGA
- a CDS encoding DMT family transporter, which yields MNATTLRGSLLAALACVLVGGSFTANSVLGDYPYAGGQALRYGLACLLLLAPARADARTRLRGLTPRHWVRLALLAAVGMVGFNLAVLAAERSAEPAVPGVFVGCAPVAVAVAVPLLDGRRPQRIVLYGALLVAVGAFTVQGWGRTDGQGIAFSVCALAGEVGFAVLAVPVLRPLGPRLLSATVCGIAAVESVVAGLLLDGGAWLRRPDTTETAALLWQAVVVTVVGFVCWYMGMQRIGAERATLFSGLIPVAAACTAPLVGTGSYGVAQGVGSALVGAGVALGSGALTRAPRGTCGYRGFAGTGRGVTPVRARPPWRRCPGRRLARARGCPAPARRGAGSGRPYVSGCRRG from the coding sequence ATGAACGCCACCACCCTGCGCGGATCCCTGCTCGCCGCGCTCGCCTGTGTCCTCGTCGGAGGGTCCTTCACCGCCAACAGCGTCCTCGGCGACTACCCGTACGCCGGTGGCCAGGCCCTGCGCTACGGCCTCGCCTGCCTGCTGCTGCTCGCGCCGGCCCGTGCGGACGCGAGGACCCGGCTGCGCGGGCTCACGCCCCGCCACTGGGTCCGCCTCGCGCTGCTCGCGGCCGTCGGCATGGTCGGCTTCAACCTGGCCGTCCTCGCGGCGGAACGCTCCGCGGAGCCGGCGGTGCCCGGCGTGTTCGTGGGCTGCGCACCCGTGGCCGTGGCCGTCGCCGTACCGCTCCTCGATGGGCGTCGGCCCCAGCGGATCGTCCTGTACGGGGCGTTGCTCGTCGCCGTCGGTGCTTTCACGGTCCAGGGGTGGGGACGCACGGACGGGCAGGGCATCGCCTTCTCGGTGTGCGCGCTGGCCGGCGAGGTCGGATTCGCGGTCCTCGCCGTGCCCGTGCTGCGGCCGCTGGGCCCCCGGCTGCTGTCCGCGACGGTGTGCGGCATCGCCGCGGTCGAGTCCGTGGTGGCCGGGTTGCTGCTCGACGGCGGTGCGTGGCTGCGGCGGCCGGACACGACCGAGACCGCGGCGCTGCTGTGGCAGGCGGTGGTCGTCACCGTCGTGGGCTTCGTGTGCTGGTACATGGGCATGCAGCGGATCGGCGCGGAGCGCGCCACGCTCTTCTCCGGCCTCATCCCCGTCGCGGCCGCCTGCACCGCGCCGCTCGTCGGAACGGGCTCCTACGGCGTCGCCCAGGGCGTCGGCAGCGCCCTGGTCGGCGCTGGAGTGGCCCTGGGATCAGGTGCGTTGACGCGCGCCCCGCGGGGAACCTGCGGGTACCGAGGGTTCGCGGGGACCGGCAGGGGCGTCACGCCCGTACGCGCGCGGCCGCCTTGGCGGCGGTGCCCTGGGCGCCGGCTCGCCCGGGCCCGTGGGTGCCCGGCCCCCGCACGACGGGGCGCCGGATCCGGCCGTCCGTACGTCAGTGGCTGCCGTCGAGGATGA